The proteins below are encoded in one region of Thermosulfurimonas marina:
- a CDS encoding NUDIX domain-containing protein, with the protein MKTHLLCPHCGKEVEKYRNPFPTVDLIIETPGGIVLVRRKNPPYGWALPGGFVDYGESLEEAALREAQEETGLSVTLLCQFYTYSRPGRDPRFHTITTVYVARAEGEPRGGDDAAEARAFAVEELPWSELAFDHGEILRDYLEIRDAAGRIGKPSSPTKVPRC; encoded by the coding sequence ATGAAAACCCATCTCCTCTGCCCCCACTGCGGGAAGGAAGTAGAAAAATATCGTAATCCTTTCCCCACGGTGGACCTCATCATCGAGACCCCCGGGGGGATCGTCCTGGTGCGCCGGAAAAATCCCCCTTACGGCTGGGCCCTTCCCGGAGGCTTTGTGGACTATGGGGAGAGTCTCGAGGAGGCGGCCTTGCGGGAGGCCCAGGAGGAGACCGGGCTTTCCGTAACCCTTCTCTGTCAGTTCTATACCTATTCCCGGCCCGGGAGGGACCCTCGCTTCCACACCATCACCACCGTCTATGTGGCTCGAGCGGAGGGGGAACCTCGGGGCGGAGACGACGCCGCCGAGGCCCGGGCCTTTGCCGTGGAGGAGCTTCCGTGGTCGGAGCTGGCCTTCGATCACGGAGAGATCTTAAGGGATTATCTGGAGATCAGGGATGCTGCGGGACGTATTGGAAAGCCTTCCTCACCCACCAAAGTTCCTCGTTGTTGA
- a CDS encoding inositol monophosphatase family protein, whose amino-acid sequence MDLSRLREVAEEAAQRAGKFLREHLFKPHRVEHKGKIDLVTEADPEAERLAVEVLRKHTPEIPVLAEEIFRTETRGLYWLVDPLDGTTNYAHGFPWFGVSVALMEDERPLVGVVYHPMLGELFSAARGLGATLNGAPIRVSETADPEKALLATGFPYNIHEAPDQVLRLFREFLVRVQGIRRAGAASLDLAYVACGRFDGFWEPLLKPWDTAAGVLLVEEAGGRVSDYRGEPYHPFKKHVVASNGQIHEFLVKFTSKEVPV is encoded by the coding sequence ATGGATCTTTCTCGCTTGCGGGAGGTGGCCGAAGAAGCCGCCCAACGCGCCGGAAAATTCCTCCGAGAACACCTCTTCAAACCCCACCGGGTGGAACACAAAGGCAAGATCGACCTGGTCACCGAAGCCGATCCCGAAGCAGAGCGCCTTGCGGTGGAAGTCCTCCGCAAGCACACCCCGGAGATCCCGGTGCTCGCCGAGGAAATCTTCCGCACCGAGACCCGAGGACTTTACTGGCTGGTGGACCCCCTGGACGGGACCACCAATTACGCTCATGGATTCCCCTGGTTCGGAGTCTCGGTGGCCCTTATGGAGGACGAAAGACCCCTGGTGGGGGTAGTCTATCACCCCATGCTCGGGGAACTCTTTTCTGCGGCCCGGGGGCTGGGGGCCACCCTGAACGGGGCCCCCATCCGGGTCTCGGAGACCGCGGATCCGGAAAAGGCCCTGCTGGCTACGGGCTTTCCCTACAATATCCATGAAGCCCCGGACCAGGTGTTGCGCCTTTTTCGGGAGTTTCTGGTGCGGGTTCAGGGCATCCGGCGGGCCGGGGCGGCCTCCCTCGACCTGGCCTATGTAGCCTGTGGCCGCTTTGACGGCTTCTGGGAGCCCCTCCTCAAACCCTGGGACACCGCGGCCGGAGTCCTCCTGGTGGAAGAGGCCGGAGGCCGGGTGAGTGACTACCGGGGAGAGCCCTATCACCCCTTTAAAAAACATGTGGTGGCCAGCAATGGTCAAATTCACGAATTTTTGGTAAAATTTACTTCCAAGGAAGTGCCTGTATGA